One window of the Chryseobacterium sp. CY350 genome contains the following:
- a CDS encoding T9SS type B sorting domain-containing protein translates to MNKNLLFYFSLFLFCLSGNLSSQTYQLAGNPVVTTGWTIVAPTSVNTDFIQLTPDANDQSGSIRLNSPINLKFCDKWRVEFDFRMDSNQTANGDGLAFWYLANPPVASVLGSGLGVSQNAVGFIAGFDTYNNTTTAVMSKVHVAYGQVVNTTDTNNVEFFNVAGSSFHSPDMNTTLPFQGLTYKHVEVTAQVDPAIPANWIVQIKIDGTVICNQSFAPSGAAAAMTVGYFGFSASTGGNRSRHSIKNVKIYTDKVSILQPTATQSFCPNPNTGIATANLTLFNSQFVSTPANYTFTYAAGGTTITNPTNYQFTANTTVNVFIKDINGILCDNPDGQIQLTISPFTATNRTLSECNNNNATTAIFNLTTANVSMVPGITKKYYRTMADLNAGTNEITTPQTFVSAPTIVYVKVTTPQGCTGTAQITLNFLPLPVVNDATLQACSIAATPTLGLFDLTTANVTSQSDITKKFYTTLANAVSGTNEIIIPTIYPSPSTDVYVRVTSINNCFIIKKITLKVIPPVNSTVLKDKIICIDDRTTLDAGPGFDGYEWNTGATTSSIQGIPVGMYWVKLKTGNCFVTQFVSVKASSNPVIASLDITNNTITVNVNGGTAPYQYSLNGINWQDSNIFTGLPRGENKIFVKDSYNCEPVEVQITVPNLLNAITPNGDNVNDFIDYSALAYKKNLVFTVYDRYGNQKFQADKMRNFKWDGTSNGKKIPTGTYWFSITWNENDKNNTLTKYDGWVLVKNRE, encoded by the coding sequence ATGAATAAAAATCTACTATTTTATTTTTCCCTTTTTCTTTTTTGTCTTTCAGGAAATCTCAGTTCCCAAACATATCAACTCGCCGGAAATCCCGTCGTGACAACAGGATGGACTATTGTCGCTCCTACGTCTGTGAATACAGATTTTATCCAGCTTACTCCGGACGCCAACGATCAATCTGGATCTATTAGGCTGAATAGTCCAATTAACCTGAAATTTTGTGATAAATGGCGTGTAGAATTTGATTTTAGAATGGATTCTAACCAAACCGCAAATGGAGATGGTCTCGCATTCTGGTACTTAGCAAATCCTCCTGTGGCAAGCGTTTTGGGTTCAGGACTAGGAGTTTCTCAAAATGCAGTTGGCTTTATCGCAGGTTTTGACACTTATAATAACACCACTACTGCAGTGATGAGCAAAGTACATGTTGCTTACGGGCAGGTTGTGAATACCACCGATACCAATAATGTTGAGTTTTTTAATGTCGCAGGCAGTTCTTTTCATTCTCCGGACATGAACACGACATTGCCATTTCAGGGATTAACATACAAACATGTGGAAGTAACCGCACAGGTAGATCCGGCGATTCCTGCCAATTGGATTGTACAAATAAAAATAGATGGCACCGTAATCTGTAATCAGTCATTTGCTCCTTCTGGTGCAGCGGCTGCAATGACAGTAGGATATTTCGGGTTCTCAGCTTCGACCGGAGGAAACAGATCAAGACATTCTATTAAAAATGTTAAAATTTACACAGACAAAGTCAGCATACTTCAACCAACTGCAACACAGTCATTCTGCCCAAATCCCAATACCGGAATTGCAACTGCAAATCTTACATTGTTTAACTCGCAATTTGTTTCAACACCTGCAAATTACACCTTCACCTATGCGGCAGGCGGAACTACAATTACCAACCCTACCAATTACCAGTTCACTGCAAATACAACCGTTAATGTTTTTATTAAAGACATTAATGGGATATTGTGTGACAATCCTGACGGGCAGATTCAGCTTACCATTTCACCATTTACGGCAACAAACAGAACCCTGTCAGAATGCAACAACAATAACGCAACCACAGCAATATTTAACCTTACTACAGCAAATGTAAGTATGGTTCCCGGTATTACAAAAAAATATTACCGGACGATGGCTGATCTGAATGCCGGAACAAATGAGATCACAACACCTCAGACATTCGTTTCTGCACCTACGATTGTTTACGTAAAAGTGACGACTCCGCAAGGTTGTACAGGAACTGCACAAATTACACTAAATTTCTTACCGCTACCTGTTGTTAATGACGCAACCTTACAAGCATGTTCCATTGCAGCAACACCTACTTTAGGATTATTTGATCTTACAACAGCAAATGTCACTTCGCAATCTGACATTACGAAAAAGTTCTACACCACATTGGCAAATGCTGTCTCAGGAACCAACGAAATTATAATTCCTACTATTTATCCTTCTCCGAGTACAGATGTTTATGTGAGAGTGACCTCGATCAATAATTGTTTTATCATCAAAAAGATCACTCTTAAAGTAATACCACCGGTAAATTCGACGGTTTTAAAAGACAAAATCATCTGTATTGATGACAGAACAACTCTGGATGCAGGTCCTGGATTTGATGGATATGAATGGAACACAGGAGCAACGACATCTTCTATACAGGGAATACCTGTCGGAATGTATTGGGTAAAACTTAAGACCGGAAACTGCTTTGTTACTCAATTCGTATCAGTAAAAGCATCTTCAAACCCTGTCATTGCAAGTCTTGACATTACAAACAATACCATAACGGTAAATGTAAACGGAGGAACAGCTCCTTATCAATATTCATTAAACGGAATCAATTGGCAGGATTCAAATATTTTCACAGGATTACCGCGAGGCGAAAACAAAATCTTTGTGAAAGATTCTTACAACTGTGAACCTGTGGAAGTTCAGATCACAGTTCCGAATCTTCTTAATGCAATTACGCCAAACGGCGACAACGTGAATGATTTCATCGACTACTCTGCTTTAGCTTACAAGAAAAACCTTGTGTTTACAGTGTACGACAGATATGGAAATCAAAAATTTCAGGCTGATAAAATGAGAAACTTTAAATGGGACGGAACTTCAAATGGAAAGAAAATCCCAACGGGTACTTACTGGTTCAGCATCACCTGGAACGAAAACGATAAAAACAATACCCTAACAAAATATGACGGCTGGGTACTTGTAAAAAACAGAGAATAG
- the dnaB gene encoding replicative DNA helicase has translation MAQKETLSSLTQGNFARELSIADGKMPPNAVDFERLVIGTFLIDKKGLDHSIDLLTPEVFYDPRHSVIFEVILKLYEGNSPVDLMTVIQELKKTDKLSSAGGDHYIIELTMGVSSSAHIEYHVRVILEKYILRSLINVSANVIDTSYKESTDVFELLDKAEQSFFEITNGTIKKGFDTANTLVKQAIDTIKSLKDKEGISGVPSGFTDVDKETGGWQNSDLIIIAARPAMGKTAFLLSMARNIAVGHKIPMALFSLEMASVQLITRMIASETKISSEKLRKGQMSDEEWERLFSNVSELENAPLYIDETPSLSIFDFRAKCRRLVMQHGVRIIMVDYLQLMTASSGGKGGGNREQEIAMISRSLKAIAKELNVPVIALSQLSRTVETRPGKRPQLSDLRESGAIEQDADIVSFIFRPEYYKIAVWDNDEEGQESSTENQAELIIAKHRNGATADVRLSFMKHFAKFGDLDLYGNNDYGYPSGGNQSSEPSGFEKIKTTIQPGAAFDLPDNSKVSGSSMNDLDDEDDFPF, from the coding sequence ATGGCGCAGAAAGAAACATTATCATCTCTTACACAAGGCAACTTTGCCAGAGAATTGTCTATTGCAGATGGAAAAATGCCACCCAATGCAGTAGATTTTGAACGATTGGTGATCGGTACTTTTTTAATTGATAAAAAAGGGCTTGATCATTCCATTGACCTTTTGACACCCGAAGTTTTCTATGACCCGAGACATTCGGTGATATTTGAAGTGATTTTAAAACTTTATGAAGGAAACAGTCCGGTCGATTTGATGACTGTTATTCAGGAACTGAAAAAGACTGATAAACTGAGTTCAGCCGGCGGTGATCATTATATCATTGAATTAACAATGGGTGTGAGTTCTTCTGCTCACATCGAATATCATGTGCGTGTCATCCTGGAAAAATATATCCTTCGAAGTTTAATTAATGTTTCTGCAAATGTAATTGATACTTCATACAAAGAATCTACAGATGTTTTTGAACTTTTAGATAAAGCCGAGCAGTCATTTTTTGAAATTACCAACGGGACAATCAAAAAAGGATTCGATACTGCCAATACTTTGGTAAAACAAGCCATTGATACCATTAAATCTTTAAAAGATAAAGAAGGAATCTCTGGAGTTCCCTCAGGTTTTACAGATGTTGACAAAGAAACCGGAGGCTGGCAAAATTCAGATTTAATTATCATTGCAGCACGTCCGGCAATGGGTAAAACTGCATTTCTGCTGTCAATGGCTAGAAATATAGCAGTCGGACACAAAATTCCGATGGCATTATTTTCTCTTGAGATGGCATCTGTACAGCTGATTACAAGAATGATCGCTTCTGAAACCAAAATTTCGTCAGAAAAATTGAGAAAAGGTCAAATGAGTGACGAAGAATGGGAAAGATTGTTCTCAAATGTTTCAGAGTTGGAAAATGCTCCTTTATATATTGATGAAACTCCTTCTCTTTCTATATTCGATTTCCGTGCAAAATGCCGAAGACTGGTCATGCAGCACGGTGTAAGAATCATCATGGTCGATTATCTTCAGCTGATGACTGCAAGCAGCGGAGGAAAAGGCGGAGGAAACCGTGAACAGGAAATTGCAATGATCTCCCGTTCTTTAAAAGCAATTGCAAAAGAATTGAATGTTCCTGTAATTGCACTTTCGCAGCTTTCAAGAACTGTAGAAACGCGCCCCGGTAAAAGACCTCAGCTTTCAGATTTAAGGGAATCGGGAGCGATTGAGCAGGATGCTGATATTGTATCTTTTATTTTCAGACCAGAATATTATAAAATTGCGGTTTGGGATAATGATGAGGAAGGGCAGGAATCTTCAACTGAAAACCAGGCCGAATTAATTATTGCAAAACACAGAAACGGAGCAACCGCAGATGTAAGACTTTCTTTTATGAAGCATTTTGCCAAATTTGGCGATCTTGATTTATATGGAAATAATGACTATGGTTATCCTTCCGGTGGCAATCAGTCTTCCGAGCCCAGTGGTTTTGAAAAAATAAAAACAACTATTCAGCCAGGCGCAGCATTTGATCTGCCGGACAATTCTAAAGTTTCAGGATCTTCGATGAATGATCTTGATGACGAAGATGATTTTCCTTTTTAA
- a CDS encoding T9SS type B sorting domain-containing protein — protein MKKSLLFYLSVILLFFFQTTLAQTYQLTGNPVNTTGWDIVPSAAVSGDFVRLTADQTSQFGAIKLSDPINLKYCDKWKVEFDFRIDGNGTTAYGRGDGLTFWYLSNPPTAFTTGGGLGIPANANGLMVAFDIFNNTTEGQMSKVHLLYGTNNTPAGNPNVEYNVTAGSTFHSPDLQATQPFVGTNYKHVEVNGEVDPANINNWIIQIKIDGVVITNQSFAPSGGAIGMTTGYFGFSSGTGAASARHSIKNAKIFIDKVPILQNTITPFVCTNPSTGNGFVDLTSYATQFVNIPSNYIITYYVLGSSTPIATPSNFQYSGNTTITVVIKDPSATLCDNGDARIILNPTPFEAADASLTECNNNNAGVGIFNLNDAAVTTLTGVTKKYYPTLADLNVGTNQIMNFGAFPAAQGTTIHVKVTTAQGCVDNAIITLNTYPLIPVTDATLRSCAQETNPSVGIFNLTNVSVTFQTGITKKYYPSLTDAANDTNEISNPATYTAPNGVVYIKVINSNGCFSVAKVTLVVIPPIYSTVLTDKIICIEDKTTLDAGIGFSGYEWSTGATTQTINNVGVGTYWVKLTNGQCTVTQNVKVYASEQPVVTYIDISSTTITVNVNGGTPAYQYSLDNVNWQDSNVFTGISRGLHKIYVRDVYDCEPIIVNFTVPNLINVITPNADGQNDFIDYSALSGKPNLTFNVYDRYGSKLHQGDKTNRYIWDGTANGRKVPTGNYWYSVTWNEDNKNKTPIKFSGWIMVKNRN, from the coding sequence ATGAAGAAATCATTACTATTTTATCTTTCAGTTATTCTTTTATTCTTTTTTCAAACAACATTAGCACAAACTTATCAACTCACTGGAAATCCAGTTAATACAACAGGTTGGGACATTGTTCCCTCGGCGGCAGTAAGCGGAGACTTTGTAAGACTGACTGCTGATCAGACAAGTCAGTTCGGAGCCATAAAACTTTCGGATCCTATCAATTTAAAATATTGTGATAAATGGAAAGTTGAATTCGACTTCAGGATAGATGGAAACGGAACCACAGCATACGGAAGAGGAGACGGTCTTACTTTTTGGTATCTTTCAAACCCGCCAACCGCTTTTACAACAGGTGGTGGTCTGGGAATTCCGGCGAATGCAAACGGACTGATGGTTGCTTTTGACATTTTTAATAATACTACTGAAGGACAAATGAGTAAAGTGCATCTTTTGTACGGCACCAACAATACTCCTGCAGGAAATCCCAATGTAGAATACAATGTAACGGCGGGAAGCACATTCCATTCTCCTGATTTACAAGCTACACAACCTTTTGTGGGAACAAATTATAAGCATGTTGAAGTAAACGGTGAGGTAGATCCTGCCAATATTAATAATTGGATTATTCAGATAAAAATAGACGGAGTTGTGATTACCAATCAATCTTTTGCCCCTTCAGGTGGAGCAATTGGTATGACAACCGGCTATTTTGGATTTTCCTCAGGGACCGGAGCAGCGAGCGCAAGACATTCTATAAAAAATGCTAAAATTTTCATTGATAAAGTTCCGATTTTACAAAATACGATTACTCCTTTCGTGTGTACCAATCCTTCTACCGGAAATGGCTTTGTGGATTTAACTTCTTATGCCACGCAGTTTGTGAATATCCCTTCTAATTACATTATTACGTATTATGTTTTGGGAAGTTCTACACCAATTGCGACTCCTTCAAACTTTCAATATTCCGGGAATACAACTATTACAGTCGTTATAAAAGACCCTTCAGCAACATTATGTGATAACGGCGATGCACGGATTATTTTAAATCCTACTCCTTTTGAAGCTGCCGACGCTTCCCTCACCGAGTGCAATAACAATAATGCGGGTGTAGGAATATTTAATTTAAATGATGCAGCTGTAACAACTTTAACCGGAGTTACTAAAAAATACTACCCTACTCTCGCAGATTTAAACGTTGGAACCAATCAGATCATGAACTTCGGCGCTTTTCCCGCGGCACAGGGAACTACAATTCATGTGAAGGTGACTACAGCGCAAGGTTGTGTAGACAACGCGATTATCACCCTAAACACTTATCCTTTAATACCGGTAACCGATGCTACATTAAGAAGTTGCGCACAAGAAACCAATCCGTCTGTCGGTATATTTAATTTAACCAACGTCAGCGTTACATTTCAGACCGGAATTACAAAAAAATATTATCCATCATTAACAGATGCCGCAAATGACACCAACGAAATTTCAAATCCTGCGACTTACACCGCTCCGAACGGCGTTGTTTATATAAAAGTTATTAATTCTAACGGATGTTTCTCTGTCGCAAAAGTGACATTGGTGGTAATTCCTCCAATTTATTCTACCGTGTTGACTGATAAAATAATTTGTATCGAAGATAAAACCACTTTAGATGCAGGCATTGGTTTTTCAGGATATGAATGGAGCACGGGCGCAACTACTCAAACCATCAATAATGTAGGAGTGGGAACTTACTGGGTCAAATTAACAAACGGACAGTGTACAGTAACTCAGAATGTAAAAGTTTATGCTTCAGAACAGCCGGTTGTAACTTACATTGACATCTCGAGTACTACAATTACTGTTAACGTGAATGGCGGAACTCCTGCTTACCAATATTCGCTCGACAATGTAAACTGGCAGGATTCTAATGTATTTACCGGAATATCAAGAGGTTTACACAAAATCTACGTAAGAGATGTTTATGATTGTGAGCCCATCATTGTCAACTTCACGGTACCGAATCTAATCAACGTTATCACTCCAAATGCAGACGGGCAAAACGATTTCATCGACTACTCTGCCTTATCTGGAAAACCAAACCTGACGTTTAATGTATACGACAGATATGGTTCTAAACTTCATCAGGGAGATAAAACCAATAGATACATCTGGGACGGAACGGCAAACGGAAGAAAAGTTCCTACAGGCAATTACTGGTATTCTGTGACGTGGAATGAAGATAACAAAAATAAAACACCAATTAAATTCTCCGGTTGGATCATGGTAAAAAACAGAAACTAA
- a CDS encoding T9SS type B sorting domain-containing protein, whose translation MKKLLLFFILVTSQLFYSQSDCISAIPVCGNSSVSYNPSSGGSVIEQTDGSCLALEHYSVWYVFTAATSGTIEFTINPNTVPGVLHYDYDFAVYGPNINCATQDFGDAIRCNFSGTSGPTGLSSTIIADFDQWELPLNVLAGETYYLLIDNYIPSNPYGFDLTWGGTATLVSAFNDSTLAPNPFLPPGTSHDGNVSICSSPSLFDFSTLSTGIINGNANFSVTYHTNSNDALTNSNPVTTPISVNTTDTYYYGIHYTDPANPTNPLNACTQTGTINFVIGPIVVNNATIKACNNNKSNTGVFNLNLAPVYADPAVTKKYYPTLADLTAGTNEITNPTAYTSTAPKQVHVKVTTTSGCSASGIITFEFYPISVVNDATIETCFIENNITHGIFNLNTAVVTSQTPVTKKYYKTLADAVSGANEILNPTLYDSTEGFAFVRVYNENGCYNIAKITLVINPPVKSTVLKDKTICLEDRTTLDAGPGFDGYEWSTGATTQTISGVPVGAYWVKLKTGKCFTLQQVNVYATQQPVIASLDITNNTITVNATGGTAPYQYSTDGITWQDSNVFNNLPRGENKIYLKDSFDCTPILVQVTVPNLVNAITPNGDNINDEVDYSALAYKKDLVFTVYNRYGNKMYESDKMRNYKWNGTSGGKKIVTGTYWYTITWTETDANSTQTKYSGWILVKNRE comes from the coding sequence ATGAAAAAATTATTACTTTTTTTTATTTTAGTCACGTCACAGTTGTTTTACTCACAGTCTGACTGTATCTCAGCGATACCGGTTTGTGGAAATTCTTCAGTTTCTTATAACCCGAGCAGCGGAGGTTCTGTAATTGAACAAACTGACGGAAGTTGTTTAGCATTGGAACACTATTCTGTCTGGTATGTATTCACGGCGGCAACAAGTGGTACCATCGAATTCACGATAAATCCGAATACTGTTCCCGGTGTACTTCATTATGATTATGATTTTGCAGTTTACGGACCCAACATCAATTGTGCAACACAAGATTTCGGTGATGCAATACGATGTAATTTCTCTGGGACAAGCGGGCCAACAGGACTAAGTTCAACCATAATTGCAGATTTTGACCAATGGGAACTGCCTTTGAATGTTCTTGCAGGCGAAACTTATTATCTTCTTATAGACAATTATATTCCAAGTAACCCTTACGGATTTGATTTAACATGGGGTGGAACAGCAACATTAGTTTCCGCTTTTAACGATTCTACTTTGGCTCCAAATCCTTTTTTACCACCGGGAACCAGCCATGATGGTAATGTGAGCATTTGCTCAAGTCCATCACTTTTTGATTTCAGTACACTTTCTACAGGAATAATTAATGGAAATGCCAATTTCAGTGTCACTTATCATACTAATTCGAATGATGCATTGACGAACTCGAACCCTGTTACCACTCCAATTAGTGTTAACACTACAGACACCTATTATTATGGCATCCATTATACAGATCCTGCAAACCCGACAAATCCACTCAATGCCTGCACGCAGACTGGCACGATCAATTTTGTCATCGGACCAATTGTAGTTAATAATGCAACAATTAAAGCATGTAATAATAACAAATCTAATACTGGGGTTTTCAATCTTAATTTAGCACCGGTTTATGCAGATCCAGCGGTTACTAAAAAATACTACCCAACTTTAGCAGATCTTACTGCTGGAACTAACGAAATTACTAACCCAACAGCCTACACATCAACAGCACCTAAACAGGTTCACGTAAAAGTTACAACAACAAGTGGTTGTAGTGCATCAGGGATTATAACGTTTGAATTTTATCCAATATCTGTGGTGAATGACGCAACTATAGAGACATGTTTTATTGAAAACAATATTACCCACGGAATTTTTAATTTAAATACAGCAGTTGTAACTAGCCAGACACCGGTTACAAAGAAATATTACAAAACCTTAGCAGATGCTGTCAGCGGAGCTAACGAAATATTAAATCCTACGCTTTATGATTCTACTGAAGGCTTTGCATTTGTACGTGTCTATAATGAGAACGGATGCTATAACATAGCTAAAATCACTTTAGTCATCAATCCACCTGTAAAATCTACTGTTTTAAAAGATAAAACAATTTGTCTTGAAGACAGAACCACTCTTGATGCAGGACCAGGTTTTGATGGATATGAATGGAGCACCGGAGCAACTACACAAACAATTTCTGGCGTACCTGTAGGAGCATATTGGGTAAAATTAAAGACCGGAAAATGTTTCACCTTACAACAGGTTAATGTTTATGCAACACAACAACCTGTCATTGCAAGTTTAGATATTACCAACAACACGATCACTGTAAACGCAACAGGTGGAACAGCTCCTTACCAATATTCTACTGATGGGATTACATGGCAAGATTCAAACGTTTTCAATAATCTTCCAAGAGGAGAAAATAAGATTTATTTAAAAGATTCTTTCGACTGTACTCCTATTTTGGTTCAGGTGACAGTACCGAACTTGGTGAATGCAATTACACCAAACGGAGACAACATCAATGACGAAGTAGATTATTCAGCTTTAGCTTATAAAAAAGATTTAGTATTTACAGTTTACAACAGATACGGAAACAAAATGTACGAGTCTGATAAAATGAGAAACTACAAATGGAACGGAACTTCAGGTGGTAAAAAAATCGTAACCGGAACATACTGGTACACCATCACTTGGACAGAAACTGACGCAAACAGTACCCAAACCAAATACAGCGGTTGGATATTGGTAAAAAATAGAGAATAA
- a CDS encoding NAD(P)H-dependent oxidoreductase, translating into MNYLEALSRRYSVKKFNPDLIIPQQILLNILESGRLAASSQGLQPYKIFVVESREMKDKLIPAFYNPSQISTCSHLIVLVSKKDMEETYLDGYFNHISEVREHPVEDLNLFKKSITSHFSRQQHDDILNWAEKQAYIVLANLMYAAALENIDTCPMEGFRQDLIEEILNIDSDTEKVSVTLALGFRSQEDEFQHMKKVRKPNEKLFKFM; encoded by the coding sequence ATGAACTATTTGGAAGCTTTAAGCAGAAGGTATTCTGTGAAAAAATTTAATCCTGATTTAATTATTCCGCAGCAGATACTACTCAACATTCTTGAGTCTGGTAGATTGGCTGCAAGCTCTCAGGGACTACAGCCTTATAAAATATTTGTGGTTGAGAGCAGAGAAATGAAGGACAAATTAATCCCGGCTTTCTACAATCCTTCCCAAATATCCACCTGTTCGCACCTTATCGTTCTGGTTTCAAAAAAAGATATGGAAGAAACATATCTTGATGGATATTTTAATCACATTTCCGAAGTGCGAGAACATCCTGTGGAAGATTTAAATTTATTTAAGAAAAGTATTACAAGTCATTTTAGCAGACAGCAACACGATGACATTCTGAACTGGGCAGAAAAACAAGCCTATATTGTTTTGGCTAATTTAATGTATGCTGCTGCGTTAGAAAATATAGATACCTGCCCGATGGAAGGCTTCAGACAAGATCTTATCGAAGAAATTTTAAATATTGATTCGGATACGGAGAAAGTATCCGTAACACTTGCTTTAGGATTCAGATCTCAGGAAGATGAGTTTCAGCACATGAAAAAAGTAAGGAAACCAAACGAAAAATTGTTTAAATTTATGTAA
- the rnhA gene encoding ribonuclease HI: MRIEIYTDGACSGNPGKGGYGILMKVPEKNYQKTFSKGFRKTTNNRMELLAVITALEKLKSTENDIHVFTDSKYVSDAINQNWIAGWVKRGWKNVKNPDLWKRFIVLFNQHQPKMHWIKGHAGHFENELCDKLAVAAANSQNLEIDSYFENIDSNSLF; encoded by the coding sequence TTGAGAATCGAAATTTATACAGACGGCGCATGCAGCGGTAATCCCGGAAAAGGAGGTTACGGAATCCTCATGAAAGTTCCTGAAAAAAATTACCAAAAAACATTCTCAAAAGGTTTCAGAAAAACCACTAATAACAGAATGGAGCTTTTGGCTGTTATTACTGCTCTGGAAAAACTTAAATCAACGGAAAACGATATTCATGTTTTTACAGACAGTAAATATGTTTCTGATGCGATCAACCAAAACTGGATCGCAGGTTGGGTAAAAAGAGGCTGGAAAAATGTAAAAAATCCCGATTTGTGGAAACGTTTTATAGTTCTTTTTAATCAGCATCAGCCAAAAATGCACTGGATCAAAGGTCATGCCGGTCATTTTGAAAACGAACTTTGTGATAAACTGGCCGTAGCCGCTGCCAATTCTCAGAATCTTGAAATTGATAGTTATTTTGAGAATATCGACAGCAATTCTTTATTTTAA